The following coding sequences are from one Catenulispora sp. GP43 window:
- a CDS encoding putative Ig domain-containing protein, with amino-acid sequence GNTTAAANRDAYYVILSPTGTNPDNYQGQYCAWHDYNGDSTLTGGAVTSPYGDIAFSNQPYNMDSGAGCGVGFVNSPGTLDGYTITMGHEWHEMMSDQNPAGGWTNNTGSSYNGQENSDECAWLSPGTAGGAANISFGSFGTYPEQASWSNDTNACAISHAIINHGGGTTDTVTVSSIPSQSWTVGTPVSLQVSASSSAGLTLTYSASGLPAGVSINSSTGLISGTPTAAASGSTTVTASDSTPASGTASFSWSVGTSGGGGGNVIVNGGFETGSLSGWTGSGVTSVTTSGPHSGSYAAELGNTNPSSTSSIAQTFTAGTGNSTLGFWYNVTCPDTVTYDWATATLKDNTTGTTKTVLPKTCTNPTSGWKQVTASVTAGHSYTLTLTSKDDNYPGDPTYTKYDDVTTS; translated from the coding sequence GGCAACACCACCGCCGCGGCCAACCGCGACGCCTACTACGTGATCCTGTCCCCCACCGGCACCAACCCGGACAACTACCAGGGACAGTACTGCGCATGGCACGACTACAACGGTGACTCCACCCTCACCGGCGGCGCCGTCACCTCGCCCTACGGCGACATCGCCTTCTCCAACCAGCCGTACAACATGGACTCCGGCGCCGGCTGCGGCGTGGGCTTCGTCAACTCCCCCGGCACCCTGGACGGCTACACCATCACCATGGGCCACGAGTGGCACGAGATGATGTCCGACCAGAACCCCGCCGGCGGCTGGACCAACAACACCGGCTCCTCCTACAACGGCCAGGAGAACTCCGACGAATGCGCGTGGCTGTCCCCCGGGACCGCCGGCGGCGCCGCCAACATCTCCTTCGGTTCGTTCGGCACCTACCCCGAGCAGGCCTCGTGGTCCAACGACACCAACGCCTGCGCCATCTCGCACGCGATCATCAACCACGGCGGCGGCACCACTGACACCGTCACGGTCTCCTCGATCCCGTCGCAGTCGTGGACGGTCGGCACCCCGGTGAGCCTGCAGGTCTCGGCCAGCTCCTCGGCCGGCCTGACCCTGACCTACTCGGCCAGCGGCCTGCCCGCCGGCGTCTCGATCAACTCCTCGACCGGCCTGATCTCCGGCACCCCGACCGCCGCGGCCAGCGGTTCGACGACGGTCACCGCGAGCGACTCGACCCCGGCCTCCGGGACCGCGAGCTTCTCCTGGAGCGTCGGCACCTCCGGCGGCGGTGGCGGCAACGTCATCGTCAACGGCGGCTTCGAGACCGGCTCGCTGTCCGGCTGGACGGGCTCCGGTGTCACCTCGGTGACGACCTCCGGCCCGCACTCCGGGAGCTACGCGGCCGAGCTCGGCAACACCAACCCGAGCAGCACCTCGAGCATCGCGCAGACCTTCACCGCGGGCACGGGCAACAGCACCCTGGGCTTCTGGTACAACGTGACCTGCCCGGACACCGTGACCTACGACTGGGCCACGGCCACGCTGAAGGACAACACCACCGGCACCACCAAGACCGTCCTGCCCAAGACCTGCACCAACCCGACCTCGGGCTGGAAGCAGGTGACCGCCTCGGTCACCGCCGGCCACAGCTACACGCTGACGCTGACCAGCAAGGACGACAACTACCCCGGCGACCCGACGTACACCAAGTACGACGACGTCACGACCTCCTGA
- a CDS encoding pyridoxal-phosphate dependent enzyme, with product MTQRSLASGQKSLGDPALRFPLWPALFEGCPVTGTTEMSFPVEVDYDYDRVDPALFDVRSGWAGHGLDRWAPLLPPLLAPGLGEGGTPLVEIGGGVWIKDESRNPTWSHKDRLNRCAISAAVGAGARGVVVASSGNHGASAAAYAARAGLRCAVIVSDGAPPAVMDFVNAYGAHVFRAPAEERVGLVRHIVAEFGYHPVSNLTPTHTGHAFGPEGYKTIAYEIYQDLGVPAAVFVPTGYGELLFGVWKGFVELQRLGVAEATPRMIACEPATAGALREALAQGVPATAVSRRPSDAYAINCRVGGYRSVVAVRDSGGSSLLVDDGEMRAAQAELGRAGLWVELSSAAGLAGLRQVGDVEGPVVCVSTSSGFKDRGVGTGEISAACVDGADWADRAHISSLLGA from the coding sequence ATGACGCAGCGATCGCTGGCATCAGGTCAGAAATCACTGGGAGACCCGGCCCTTCGGTTTCCGCTCTGGCCCGCCTTATTCGAGGGTTGTCCGGTGACCGGAACGACGGAGATGTCCTTCCCCGTGGAGGTCGACTACGACTACGACAGAGTGGACCCCGCTCTGTTCGATGTCAGGTCGGGGTGGGCCGGGCATGGCCTGGACCGTTGGGCGCCGCTGCTTCCGCCGTTGCTCGCGCCCGGGCTCGGTGAGGGCGGCACTCCGCTGGTGGAGATCGGCGGCGGCGTCTGGATCAAGGACGAGTCCCGGAATCCCACGTGGAGCCACAAGGACAGGCTGAATCGCTGCGCCATCAGCGCTGCTGTCGGCGCGGGAGCCAGGGGTGTCGTCGTGGCATCGTCGGGGAACCACGGTGCGTCGGCGGCGGCCTATGCCGCGCGGGCGGGGCTGCGGTGCGCTGTCATCGTCTCGGACGGCGCGCCGCCGGCGGTGATGGACTTCGTCAACGCGTACGGCGCGCACGTGTTCAGAGCTCCGGCGGAGGAGCGTGTCGGTCTGGTGCGGCACATCGTCGCAGAGTTCGGATATCACCCGGTCAGCAATCTGACGCCGACGCACACAGGGCACGCGTTCGGCCCCGAGGGCTACAAGACCATCGCGTACGAGATCTACCAGGACCTCGGCGTGCCGGCGGCCGTGTTCGTGCCGACCGGATACGGCGAGCTGCTCTTCGGCGTGTGGAAGGGTTTCGTGGAGTTGCAGCGCCTGGGCGTCGCCGAGGCCACACCGCGCATGATCGCTTGCGAGCCGGCCACGGCCGGCGCGCTGCGTGAGGCTCTGGCCCAGGGCGTCCCGGCCACCGCTGTGTCGCGCAGGCCTTCGGACGCGTATGCGATCAACTGCCGCGTCGGGGGATACCGGTCGGTCGTCGCAGTTCGGGACAGCGGCGGGAGTTCGCTGCTCGTGGACGACGGCGAGATGCGCGCGGCGCAAGCCGAACTGGGCCGCGCCGGTTTGTGGGTCGAGCTCTCCAGCGCCGCGGGTCTGGCCGGGCTCAGGCAAGTCGGCGACGTCGAGGGGCCGGTGGTGTGCGTCAGCACGTCCAGCGGGTTCAAGGACCGTGGCGTCGGGACCGGCGAGATCAGCGCTGCCTGTGTGGACGGGGCGGACTGGGCGGACCGGGCGCACATCAGTTCTCTGCTAGGAGCCTGA
- a CDS encoding erythromycin esterase family protein: protein MRGLDRIAHQLESTDPGAGTADLRALGEMVGNADVVGLGEATHGSHEFFALKDRVFRYLVEQKGFTTFALEMSWSAGLRIDDYLQHGGGDARQIVHETMAGSPWDREEFVTLVQWMRDYNLRHPTHPVHFLGDDVGAPSLGAPVFDAVTGYVQRTHPESLPALNELLAGLRPLDDAIGYLDRPLADRQQNASKAQQVLALMEHNGAPGDRDYEYALQNARNIAQTYTFLSVDVADPASLTAMERYRDQVMADNTAWWLRHEGGKILLSAADDHAGYAATDPATYPKTQGSFLHDALGPGYLAIGTTFDRGSFLSKGQALGGDWEKFTLPAAPAGSNEYTLDQVRYRDYYVDLRKAPAAARAWLDLPRPTYDVGTEFPVDGTPELAIGHAYDVLIHLHTVRAATRL, encoded by the coding sequence GTGCGTGGACTGGACCGGATCGCCCACCAGTTGGAATCGACCGACCCGGGCGCGGGCACGGCCGATCTGCGTGCGCTCGGCGAGATGGTCGGCAATGCCGATGTCGTCGGCCTGGGCGAGGCGACACACGGCTCGCACGAGTTCTTCGCTCTTAAGGACCGGGTCTTCCGCTACTTGGTCGAGCAGAAGGGATTCACCACCTTCGCCCTGGAGATGAGCTGGTCTGCCGGGCTGCGGATCGACGACTACCTCCAGCACGGCGGCGGCGACGCGCGGCAGATCGTGCACGAGACGATGGCAGGATCCCCTTGGGACCGTGAGGAGTTCGTGACGCTCGTCCAGTGGATGCGGGACTACAACCTCCGGCACCCCACCCATCCGGTCCACTTCCTGGGCGACGACGTCGGCGCGCCGAGCCTCGGCGCACCGGTCTTCGACGCGGTCACCGGATATGTGCAGCGGACCCATCCGGAGTCCCTGCCTGCCTTGAACGAGCTTCTGGCCGGCCTGCGCCCGCTCGACGACGCCATCGGCTACCTGGATCGGCCGCTGGCCGACCGTCAGCAGAACGCGTCGAAGGCACAACAGGTGCTGGCCCTGATGGAGCACAACGGAGCGCCCGGCGACCGCGACTACGAGTACGCCCTGCAGAACGCCCGCAACATCGCCCAGACCTACACGTTCCTGTCCGTGGACGTCGCCGACCCGGCCTCGCTGACCGCCATGGAGCGCTACCGCGACCAGGTGATGGCCGACAACACCGCGTGGTGGCTGCGCCACGAAGGCGGCAAGATCCTGCTGTCCGCGGCCGACGACCATGCCGGATACGCGGCCACCGACCCCGCGACGTATCCGAAGACCCAGGGCTCGTTCCTGCACGACGCCCTGGGACCCGGATACCTCGCCATCGGCACCACCTTCGACCGGGGCTCCTTCCTGTCCAAGGGGCAGGCGCTGGGCGGTGACTGGGAGAAGTTCACGCTCCCCGCGGCACCCGCCGGCTCCAACGAGTACACACTCGACCAGGTCCGGTACCGCGACTACTACGTCGATCTGCGCAAGGCCCCCGCCGCCGCCCGCGCGTGGTTGGATCTCCCCCGCCCGACCTACGACGTCGGTACGGAGTTCCCTGTCGACGGCACGCCCGAACTCGCCATCGGGCATGCCTACGACGTCCTGATCCATCTGCACACGGTTCGAGCGGCTACCAGGCTGTAG
- a CDS encoding DEAD/DEAH box helicase, with amino-acid sequence MTRSSRSFTRDSREQNGAGPRQPGAGRRFRGDGRANTPADRERSPAKSKFELPHSTTPVLPAVGAFSELDMPAALLTALTQQGLTTPFPIQASTLPSSLAGRDVLGRGRTGSGKTIAFGLAVLARTAGRRAEPRQPLALVLVPTRELAQQVTEALTPYAKAVRLRMAAVVGGMSIGRQANALRNGAEVVVATPGRLKDLIERGDCHLDQVAITVLDEADQMADMGFLPQVTELLDQVAPGGQTMLFSATLDRNVDRLVRRFLTDPAVHSVDPATAAISTMEHHLLHVQTDDKNATVAHIASREGGVIMFTDTRHGADRLVRNLLANGVKAAALHGGKSQPQRTRTLDQFRNGQVTALIATNVAARGIHIEGLDLVVNIDPPTDHKDYLHRGGRTARAGESGTVVTLVLPTQRRDTSRMMAAAGITPHTAHVHSGGAELADITGARVPTGVPVTIPDPVVERARRTGSGGSGGSGSGSGSGGGNRSGGNGRGRDRRGRPARSNRATQGGSTSRPKRTAA; translated from the coding sequence ATGACTCGTTCCAGCCGCTCATTCACGCGTGACTCCCGTGAGCAGAACGGCGCCGGCCCACGCCAGCCCGGTGCGGGGCGTCGCTTCCGCGGTGACGGCCGTGCCAATACTCCGGCCGACCGCGAGCGCTCACCCGCGAAGAGCAAGTTCGAGCTCCCCCACAGCACCACGCCGGTGCTGCCCGCCGTCGGCGCGTTCAGTGAGCTCGACATGCCAGCCGCGCTGCTGACCGCCTTGACCCAACAGGGCCTCACGACTCCGTTCCCGATCCAGGCCAGCACTCTGCCGAGCTCGCTGGCCGGCCGCGACGTGCTGGGCCGGGGCCGTACCGGCTCGGGCAAGACCATCGCCTTCGGCCTGGCCGTGCTGGCCCGCACCGCCGGACGCCGCGCCGAGCCCCGCCAGCCGTTGGCCCTGGTCCTGGTCCCGACCCGAGAGCTGGCCCAGCAGGTCACCGAGGCGCTGACGCCCTACGCCAAGGCCGTCCGGCTGCGGATGGCGGCCGTCGTCGGCGGGATGTCGATCGGCCGTCAGGCGAACGCCCTGCGCAACGGCGCCGAGGTCGTCGTGGCCACCCCCGGACGTCTGAAGGACCTGATCGAGCGCGGCGACTGCCACCTGGACCAGGTCGCGATCACCGTCCTGGACGAGGCCGACCAGATGGCCGACATGGGCTTCCTGCCCCAGGTCACCGAGCTCCTGGACCAGGTCGCGCCGGGCGGGCAGACGATGCTGTTCTCCGCGACCCTGGACCGCAACGTCGACCGCCTGGTCCGCCGCTTCCTCACCGACCCGGCCGTGCACTCCGTGGACCCGGCGACCGCTGCGATCAGCACCATGGAGCACCACCTGCTCCATGTGCAGACCGACGACAAGAACGCGACCGTCGCGCACATCGCCTCCCGCGAGGGTGGCGTCATCATGTTCACCGACACCCGCCACGGCGCCGACCGCCTGGTGCGCAATCTGCTGGCCAACGGGGTGAAGGCCGCGGCGCTGCACGGCGGCAAGTCCCAGCCCCAGCGCACCCGCACCCTGGACCAGTTCCGCAACGGCCAGGTCACCGCGCTGATCGCGACCAACGTCGCCGCCCGCGGCATCCACATCGAGGGCCTGGACCTGGTCGTCAACATCGACCCGCCCACCGACCACAAGGACTACCTGCACCGCGGCGGCCGTACCGCCCGGGCCGGGGAGTCCGGCACGGTCGTCACCCTGGTGCTGCCCACTCAGCGCCGTGACACCAGCCGCATGATGGCCGCCGCCGGCATCACTCCGCACACCGCCCACGTCCACTCCGGCGGCGCCGAACTCGCCGACATCACCGGAGCCCGCGTCCCCACCGGGGTCCCCGTCACCATCCCCGACCCCGTGGTCGAACGAGCCCGACGCACAGGCTCTGGCGGCAGCGGCGGCAGTGGCAGTGGCAGTGGCAGTGGCGGCGGCAACCGCAGTGGCGGCAACGGCCGTGGCCGCGACCGGCGCGGCCGTCCCGCCCGCTCGAACCGCGCAACGCAGGGTGGTTCCACGTCCCGGCCCAAAAGGACCGCCGCCTGA
- a CDS encoding PucR family transcriptional regulator — translation MRLAMKAHPRAGLGRIIEDLGSTLLEVVCGDAVSQAQVGGVVIYDPLEEQVSCLDALVLGVGVREPAPIAALLTDPVMAGAAALVVRAPVVADPVVKAASLRSGITVLALTPGATWAQLAAMVRSLIAEGDIGEVDTPTMFGTPAGDLFALANAIAALLDAPITIEDRGNRVLAFSGRQDEADASRVATILGRQVPEQYTRILEERGVYQALYRSQEPVFVDPLPDLVGHGEMPRAVQVVRAGDEILGTIWAAVSAPLSAERAQALRDAAKLVALHMMRLRAGADVGRRLQADLVATALESGPGAAQAVARLGLAERAAVVLALDVIGSPGEPSAVQHAHLVAERQRVADAFAVHLTAVHPRSAVAVVGDVIYAIVPVPQQSTDGAQRVATVAQEFLRRIGIRHGLIVGIGEVGTGHSDLFRSRAGAHRALNVLRKRDGGACVASIGDVQLQALLVEMAETIAERGDALGGPVARLAHYDSLHRTRLVATLRAWLEAFGDVNLASATQYVHPNTFRYRLRRVAEIGQIDLHDADARFAAMLYLRLQPPGQPTA, via the coding sequence ATGCGATTGGCGATGAAGGCGCATCCGCGGGCCGGCCTGGGCAGGATCATCGAGGACCTGGGCAGCACCCTGCTCGAAGTGGTGTGCGGCGATGCGGTCTCGCAGGCCCAGGTCGGCGGCGTCGTCATCTACGATCCGCTGGAGGAGCAGGTGTCCTGCCTGGACGCGCTGGTCCTCGGCGTGGGGGTGCGGGAGCCGGCGCCGATCGCCGCGCTGCTGACCGACCCCGTCATGGCCGGCGCGGCCGCGCTGGTGGTCCGGGCGCCCGTCGTCGCCGATCCGGTGGTCAAAGCCGCGTCCTTGCGCTCGGGCATCACGGTGCTGGCTCTGACGCCCGGGGCGACGTGGGCCCAGCTGGCGGCCATGGTCAGGTCGCTGATCGCGGAAGGCGACATCGGCGAGGTGGACACGCCGACGATGTTCGGGACGCCGGCCGGCGACTTGTTCGCCCTGGCGAACGCCATCGCGGCACTGCTGGACGCACCGATCACCATCGAGGACCGCGGCAACCGGGTCCTGGCGTTCTCCGGCCGCCAGGACGAAGCCGACGCCTCGCGGGTGGCGACCATCCTGGGCCGTCAGGTCCCTGAGCAGTACACGCGCATCCTCGAGGAGCGCGGTGTCTACCAGGCTCTGTACCGCAGCCAGGAACCGGTGTTCGTCGATCCTCTGCCGGACCTGGTGGGCCACGGCGAGATGCCCAGGGCCGTGCAGGTGGTGCGGGCCGGCGACGAGATCCTCGGCACGATCTGGGCCGCGGTGTCCGCACCGCTGTCGGCCGAGCGTGCGCAGGCGCTCCGCGACGCGGCCAAACTCGTCGCCTTGCACATGATGCGGCTGCGTGCCGGAGCCGACGTCGGGCGGCGGCTGCAGGCCGACCTGGTCGCCACCGCGCTGGAGTCCGGGCCCGGCGCGGCGCAGGCCGTCGCGCGCCTGGGGTTGGCCGAGCGGGCCGCCGTGGTGCTCGCCCTGGACGTCATCGGCTCCCCCGGCGAGCCGTCCGCCGTGCAGCACGCGCACCTGGTCGCCGAACGCCAGCGCGTGGCCGACGCGTTCGCGGTGCACCTGACCGCCGTCCATCCGCGCTCGGCCGTGGCCGTCGTCGGCGACGTGATCTATGCCATCGTGCCGGTGCCGCAGCAGAGCACCGACGGCGCACAGCGCGTCGCCACGGTGGCGCAGGAGTTCCTGCGGCGCATCGGGATCCGTCACGGGCTGATCGTCGGCATCGGCGAGGTGGGCACCGGCCACAGCGACCTGTTCCGATCGCGAGCCGGGGCGCACCGGGCACTGAACGTGCTGCGGAAGCGGGACGGCGGGGCCTGCGTGGCCTCGATCGGCGATGTCCAGCTCCAAGCACTGCTGGTGGAGATGGCCGAGACGATCGCCGAGCGCGGAGACGCGCTCGGCGGCCCGGTCGCGCGTCTGGCCCACTACGACTCCCTGCACCGCACCCGCCTGGTCGCCACGCTGCGGGCGTGGCTGGAGGCGTTCGGCGACGTGAACCTCGCTTCCGCGACGCAGTACGTCCATCCGAACACCTTCCGGTACCGGCTGCGCCGTGTCGCCGAGATCGGCCAGATCGATCTGCACGACGCCGACGCCCGTTTCGCGGCCATGCTGTACCTCCGGCTGCAACCCCCCGGGCAGCCGACGGCCTGA
- a CDS encoding serine hydrolase domain-containing protein — MISTRRSVLKAGLAGLIVAQGSVAFAGTGRNQTFDQWLHDFEAGMPARLAAAHVAGVEVAIVSKNAPTPYAAAFGYADIAADRMLTPTTPMHLASVSKLFTASALVQLFERCGLDRHDDVNSFIDFPVRNPAYPNVPITPHELVTHTSSISDDNYVGFDTVGDPKESLSDFLRDYLVPGGKHYSPKKSYLPKHKPATYFSYSDVGMALAGYVVECVSGQDFAAYTEANVLEPLGITGAHWYLRQFAPGVLAVPYEFKNGALAALPQMSYPDVPAGALRCSVTDLATSLRAMIGGAIGTPPILSAADVADMLRPQVSPKIVPYQGLGWVQEVVSGHPYVGHSGSDIGFANMVVLTEDQNHAVAVLINTDEGDGSAVTDFRASVTTDLVHGAQLLG, encoded by the coding sequence ATGATCTCGACTCGACGTTCGGTACTCAAAGCGGGACTGGCCGGTCTCATCGTCGCCCAAGGCTCTGTGGCGTTCGCCGGCACGGGCCGGAACCAGACATTCGATCAGTGGCTGCACGACTTCGAGGCGGGCATGCCGGCGCGGCTGGCGGCCGCCCACGTCGCGGGGGTCGAGGTCGCGATCGTGTCCAAGAACGCCCCGACACCCTACGCGGCGGCCTTCGGCTACGCCGACATCGCCGCGGACCGGATGCTCACCCCGACCACGCCCATGCACCTGGCGTCGGTCAGCAAGCTGTTCACCGCCTCGGCGCTGGTCCAGCTGTTCGAGCGCTGCGGCCTGGACCGGCACGACGACGTCAACAGTTTCATCGACTTCCCGGTGCGCAACCCGGCCTACCCGAACGTGCCGATCACCCCGCACGAGTTGGTCACTCACACCTCCAGCATCTCGGACGACAACTACGTGGGCTTCGACACCGTCGGGGACCCGAAGGAAAGCCTGTCGGACTTCCTGCGCGACTACCTCGTGCCCGGTGGCAAGCACTACTCGCCGAAGAAGTCGTACCTCCCCAAGCACAAGCCGGCCACGTATTTCAGCTACTCCGATGTAGGCATGGCCCTGGCCGGCTATGTCGTCGAGTGCGTCAGCGGACAGGATTTCGCCGCCTACACGGAGGCGAACGTGTTGGAGCCGCTCGGCATCACCGGCGCGCACTGGTACCTGCGGCAGTTCGCGCCGGGCGTACTGGCCGTGCCGTATGAGTTCAAGAACGGCGCTTTGGCCGCGCTGCCCCAGATGAGCTATCCGGACGTCCCCGCCGGCGCCCTGCGCTGCTCGGTGACCGATCTGGCGACGAGCCTGCGCGCGATGATCGGCGGGGCGATCGGCACGCCCCCGATCCTGTCCGCGGCCGACGTCGCCGACATGCTGCGCCCCCAGGTCAGCCCGAAGATCGTGCCCTACCAGGGGCTCGGCTGGGTCCAGGAGGTCGTGTCCGGGCACCCGTACGTCGGCCACTCCGGCTCTGACATCGGGTTCGCGAACATGGTGGTCCTGACGGAAGACCAGAACCACGCCGTCGCCGTGCTGATCAACACCGACGAGGGCGACGGGTCGGCGGTCACCGACTTCAGGGCCTCGGTCACGACGGATCTCGTCCATGGGGCGCAACTCCTGGGCTAG
- a CDS encoding ABC transporter permease, translated as MTTILEPGPSPAAEPRAAAPPGKAIEGRSPGRIALGRLKKDKVAMAGGVTVILLILTAVFAPQLCSLTGNDPYTTHTKLINPNLQIPSGGFGGMSSQHILGVDVPTGRDLFARVVYGARTSLGIAGLATLVAILIGVGLGMVAGYFGGLVDSVISRTMDVMLAFPLFLFAISLSGVLGYSAFGLTGNTLRIVLLIVIIGFFSWPYIGRIVRGQTLALREREFVEAARALGATPARIILREILPNLTAPILVYATLLIPSNILFEASLSYLGVGIRSPMPSWGEMVNEAIGLYQVDPEFLIVPGTAIFLTVLAFNLLGDGLRDAFDPKAGR; from the coding sequence ATGACGACGATTCTGGAACCGGGCCCGTCACCGGCGGCCGAGCCGCGAGCCGCGGCGCCGCCCGGCAAGGCCATCGAGGGCCGCTCCCCGGGCCGGATCGCCCTGGGCCGCCTGAAGAAGGACAAGGTCGCGATGGCCGGCGGGGTGACTGTCATCCTGCTCATCCTGACCGCGGTCTTCGCGCCGCAACTGTGCTCGCTCACCGGCAACGATCCGTACACCACGCACACGAAGCTCATCAACCCGAACCTGCAGATCCCCAGCGGCGGATTCGGCGGGATGAGCTCGCAGCACATCCTCGGGGTGGACGTGCCGACCGGCCGCGACCTGTTCGCCCGGGTCGTCTACGGCGCCCGGACCTCGCTGGGCATCGCCGGATTGGCCACCCTGGTCGCGATCCTGATCGGGGTCGGCCTCGGGATGGTCGCCGGCTACTTCGGCGGCCTGGTCGACTCGGTGATCAGCCGGACTATGGACGTGATGCTCGCGTTCCCGCTGTTCCTGTTCGCGATCTCGCTGTCCGGGGTGCTCGGCTACTCGGCCTTCGGGCTGACCGGCAACACGCTGCGGATCGTGCTGCTGATCGTCATCATCGGCTTCTTCTCCTGGCCGTACATCGGCCGCATCGTGCGCGGACAGACCCTGGCGCTGCGCGAACGCGAGTTCGTGGAGGCGGCGCGCGCCCTGGGCGCCACGCCCGCGCGGATCATCCTCCGGGAGATCCTGCCCAACCTGACGGCGCCGATTCTGGTCTACGCGACACTGCTCATCCCGTCGAACATCCTGTTCGAGGCATCGCTGTCCTACCTGGGAGTCGGCATCCGCTCTCCCATGCCGTCCTGGGGCGAGATGGTCAACGAGGCGATCGGCCTGTACCAGGTCGACCCGGAGTTCCTGATCGTCCCCGGCACGGCCATCTTCCTCACCGTGCTCGCCTTCAACCTGCTCGGCGACGGACTGCGCGACGCCTTCGATCCCAAGGCCGGTCGCTGA
- a CDS encoding ABC transporter substrate-binding protein, translating into MPKPRIAACAAAAALALGAAACGGGPTGTTGAHASAAYDLGVTGIVNKTSAAVHGTLRMEQSSDLQSTDPGNTYFGADWDVLRLYTRSLVTFAEGPGPVKLVPDLATDLGTMSPDGLTWTLHLVKGATYTDGSPITAQDVAYGIERSNWGQDVLPNGPTYFKQLLTDTTNYQGPYKDKNPADHPSGIDTPDSDTIVFHLVKPFADFDDVLTLPSTVPVPRAKDTGATYYEHVLSSGAYTFDSYTVGKELDLSASPNFNAASDPLHLHVAHAARIVDKVDVSAQTVDQDLTHGTTDIDQAGGGVQTATQSQVLGNPRLKAQADDPITGLLTYLTINTTIKPFDNIDCRKAVEWAIDKTAVQTAFGGGIGGGDIATTVLPPTVPGYVQQDLYQTPGHAGDLAKARAEIATCKAAEHVTDIATQVGYYIDQPKDKPVADVVQQNLAAIGITVTEDGFKYSQLSIKAGSQSYVKQNNEALFITSWAADFPSGYGFLDQILTPDGIKSTGESNYSELDDPVIDSLMATALKTTDPDARNALYAQIDQQALKDAALVPMIDTRALMLRPSNLTNAYIEQAYGMYDYQALGVQ; encoded by the coding sequence ATGCCCAAACCACGAATCGCCGCCTGCGCGGCGGCCGCAGCGCTGGCGCTCGGCGCCGCGGCCTGCGGCGGCGGGCCCACCGGCACTACCGGAGCCCATGCCTCGGCGGCCTACGACCTCGGCGTGACCGGGATCGTGAACAAGACCTCGGCCGCCGTCCACGGCACGCTCCGGATGGAGCAGTCCTCTGACCTGCAGTCCACCGACCCGGGCAACACCTACTTCGGGGCCGACTGGGACGTGCTGCGGCTCTACACCCGCTCGCTGGTCACGTTCGCCGAGGGCCCCGGCCCGGTGAAGCTGGTCCCGGACCTGGCCACCGACCTCGGCACCATGAGCCCGGACGGCTTGACCTGGACCTTGCACCTGGTCAAGGGCGCGACGTACACGGACGGCTCCCCGATCACCGCGCAGGACGTCGCCTACGGCATCGAGCGCTCGAACTGGGGCCAGGACGTCCTGCCGAACGGCCCGACCTACTTCAAGCAGCTGCTCACGGACACCACGAACTACCAGGGTCCGTACAAGGACAAGAACCCGGCCGACCATCCCTCGGGCATCGACACGCCGGACAGCGACACCATCGTCTTCCACCTGGTCAAGCCGTTCGCGGACTTCGACGACGTGCTGACGCTGCCGTCGACCGTTCCGGTCCCGCGGGCCAAGGACACCGGCGCCACCTACTACGAGCACGTACTGTCCTCCGGTGCTTACACGTTCGACTCGTACACCGTGGGCAAGGAACTGGACCTGTCTGCGTCCCCGAACTTCAACGCCGCCTCGGACCCGCTGCACCTGCACGTCGCGCACGCCGCCAGGATCGTGGACAAGGTCGACGTCAGCGCGCAGACGGTCGATCAGGACTTGACGCACGGCACCACCGACATCGACCAGGCCGGCGGCGGCGTCCAGACCGCGACGCAGTCGCAGGTGCTGGGCAACCCCAGGCTCAAGGCCCAGGCCGACGACCCGATCACCGGGTTGCTGACCTATCTGACGATCAACACGACGATCAAGCCCTTCGACAACATCGACTGCCGCAAGGCCGTGGAATGGGCGATCGACAAGACCGCGGTGCAGACCGCGTTCGGCGGCGGCATCGGCGGCGGCGACATCGCCACCACGGTGCTGCCCCCGACCGTCCCTGGCTACGTCCAGCAGGACCTGTACCAGACTCCGGGCCACGCCGGCGACCTGGCCAAGGCCAGAGCCGAGATCGCGACCTGCAAGGCCGCCGAGCACGTCACCGACATCGCCACCCAGGTGGGCTACTACATCGACCAGCCGAAGGACAAGCCGGTCGCGGACGTCGTCCAGCAGAATCTGGCCGCCATCGGCATCACGGTGACCGAGGACGGCTTCAAGTACAGCCAGCTCTCGATAAAGGCCGGCAGCCAGTCTTACGTCAAGCAGAACAACGAGGCGCTGTTCATCACCTCGTGGGCCGCCGACTTCCCGTCAGGGTACGGATTCCTGGACCAGATCCTCACCCCGGACGGCATCAAGTCGACCGGTGAGAGCAACTATTCCGAACTCGACGACCCGGTCATCGACTCGCTGATGGCCACCGCGCTCAAGACCACCGATCCGGACGCCCGCAACGCGCTGTACGCCCAGATCGACCAGCAGGCGCTGAAGGACGCGGCACTGGTCCCGATGATCGACACCCGCGCCCTGATGCTGCGCCCGTCGAACCTCACGAACGCCTATATCGAGCAGGCGTACGGCATGTACGACTACCAGGCGCTCGGCGTCCAGTGA